The Vigna unguiculata cultivar IT97K-499-35 chromosome 6, ASM411807v1, whole genome shotgun sequence genome contains a region encoding:
- the LOC114187520 gene encoding glucan endo-1,3-beta-glucosidase 12-like: protein MDSILRLTISILCFSMLASTLLPMCDAMYHGRGITGHRIHKYTLIKSSKKLKVKSLKRLNKYSPFDSFGFSDFNSHGFPSSLPLPPYNSLAPSTSIAPSLAPPSIGGIGNPSHPAFSPLPSQASHGPPSPRSIVTSPPPPYISSSPPKHSPSPLGPPKSVPSLSPSPLVYLPPVVFPPPPSPSAHRKRPPQYALWCVAKPTVPDPIIQEAMDYACGSGADCKSIQPNGLCFQPNTLLSHASFAFNSYWQNTKIGGGTCDFGGTAMLVTVDPSYDKCNFMLT, encoded by the exons ATGGATTCAATTCTTAGACTCACCATTTCAATTCTTTGCTTCTCAATGCTAGCTTCCACTCTTTTGCCTATGTGTG ATGCTATGTATCATGGAAGAGGTATAACGGGTCACAGAATCCATAAATACACCCTCATTAAATCCTCCAAGAAGCTGAAAGTAAAATCCCTAAAACGTTTGAACAAGTATTCACCATTTGACTCATTTGGGTTCTCAGATTTTAATTCACATGGGTTTCCTTCTTCCCTGCCCTTGCCACCTTACAATTCACTAGCACCATCAACTTCCATTGCTCCATCATTGGCCCCTCCAAGCATAGGTGGCATTGGCAACCCTAGTCACCCAGCATTTTCACCTCTTCCAAGCCAAGCATCTCATGGGCCCCCAAGCCCAAGAAGCATTGTTACTtcaccaccacctccttataTTTCTTCAAGCCCACCAAAGCATTCTCCAAGCCCACTAGGTCCACCAAAGAGTGTTCCAAGTCTAAGCCCATCACCACTGGTGTACCTGCCACCTGTGGTATTCCCACCGCCACCTTCACCCTCCGCGCACCGCAAAAGGCCCCCACAGTACGCCCTTTGGTGTGTGGCAAAGCCCACAGTTCCAGACCCGATCATTCAGGAGGCCATGGACTATGCCTGTGGGTCTGGAGCAGATTGCAAATCAATTCAGCCCAATGGGCTCTGCTTCCAGCCCAACACTCTACTGTCTCATGCTTCCTTTGCCTTCAATAGTTACTGGCAGAACACTAAGATTGGTGGAGGCACTTGTGACTTTGGTGGAACTGCCATGCTCGTCACTGTTGATCCAA GCTATGACAAATGCAACTTCATGTTGACTTAG
- the LOC114188317 gene encoding uncharacterized protein LOC114188317, whose product MVSTRSKDGIMNEPEAGPSMPTTNNLNLAAILEGQAKMQQELWEPFTLEHYAEDTDPDEHLKVYVTHVALYTYEDVVFYKAFPTSLKGPALEWFTSLPPYSIDCFDTLSNLFTTHFARSRPHKATPLSLLSVKQKKDETLRAFIDCFDKAALQMANLTQEMILQCLTLTLKPGPFVDNIYLKPSASMHELKLCATNYIRMEEMKALHIRFCTDYMPSALKIDKPPSQLDSRPREPKPPRFFRYAPLSIPRSRLLDEALQADLIPLPRKTLNPPNVDMTKYCKYHRNNGHTTNECKAL is encoded by the exons ATGGTTTCCACACGTAGCAAAGATGGAATTATGAACGAACCTGAGGCAGGACCAAGCATGCCTACAACTAACAACTTGAATTTGGCTGCTATCTTGGAAGGGCAggccaagatgcaacaagagctc tgggaacccttcacgcTGGAACACTATGCCGAGGACACAGACCCTGATGAACACCTCAAAGTGTATGTTACCCACGTTGCTCTATACACATATGAGGATGTTGTTTTCTACAAGGCGTTCCCTACCTCCCTAAAAGGACCAGCCTTGGAATGGTTCACCTCTTTGCCGCCATACTCCATCGATTGTTTCGACACCCTCTCCAATCTCTTCACCACCCACTTCGCACGAAGTCGCCCTCACAAAGCCACGCCACTATCCCTCCTCAGCGTCAAACAGAAAAAAGACGAGACGCTAAGGGCCTTCATAGACTGCTTCGACAAAGCTGCCCTCCAAATGGCAAACTTAACCCAAGAAATGATCTTGCAATGTTTGACCCTCACACTAAAACCTGGCCCATTCGTCGACAACATCTATCTTAAACCATCGGCCTCTATGCACGAGCTCAAGCTGTGTGCTACAAATTACATTCGTATGGAGGAAATGAAAGCCTTGCACATCAGATTCTGTACCGACTACATGCCTTCAGCTCTTAAGATCGACAAACCACCATCACAATTAGATTCGAGGCCTAGAGAGCCTAAACCACCCCGATTTTTTAGATATGCCCCGCTAAGCATTCCTCGATCTCGCCTCCTAGACGAAGCCCTACAAGCGGACCTTATCCCTTTACCCCGCAAAACCCTCAACCCACCCAACGTCGACATGACCAAATACTGCAAGTATCATCGAAATAATGGCCACACTACAAATGAGTGTAAAGCGTTATAG